The Pseudonocardia broussonetiae DNA segment GTTCGTCCGTCCACAGGAATCGGGAGCCTCTCGACCGGGGCGTGGTGGGGCGGGAGGGTCGGGGGGCGTCAGGGGGTGGGTCCGGTGGTGCGACTCGGGCTCGGCCGGGGCGTGAGCGATCGGGGGGCGACGGGCTTCGGCCGGGTGGGGACCGGCGTCGGGCCGGGGAGGAGACGGGCGTTGAGCGTGCGGTGCGACGGGCCTCGGGGCGGGAGGCGGGAGGCGGGAGGCGGGAGGCCGCAGGGCGCGGTGCGCGGGTGGGGGCGTGCTGCGGCTGTGGCGGGGGACGGCGCGGAAGGGGCAGCGGCGGGGCCTACGGGTTCGTGGGTGGTGGCGAGGAGCGGCTGAGGCGGAGGGCGTGGTGGAGGTGGTGACGGTCGTGGCGGGAGTGCTCGGAGGCGTGCTCGGCGCGGGCGCCGGGGCGGTGGCCCGGGTGCTGCTCGGCCGGTTGCGGCGCGGGGCGCGGGTGCGGGCGCCGGCGTGCGAGGTCGCCGTCGCGGTGGCCTGGGCCGGTGTCGGCGCGGGGTGGGCGGCCGGGAGGTGGACCGGCACCTGGGCGGTGCTGCTGCTCGCGCTGTCCTGGTTCGCCGTGGCGGCGGGGGTGGTGGACCTGCGGCACCGCAGGCTGCCCGACGCGCTGACCCTTCCCGCCGTGCCCGTGGCGCTGCTGCTGGTGGCCCCGCTGGGCGTGGCGGCGCTCGGGCGGGCCGCGGCCGGAGCGGCGCTGGCGTGCGGGGTGCACGCCGCGGTGCACCTGGCGTCGCCGCGCTCGCTCGGGGCGGGGGACGTCAAGCTGGCCGCCTCGCTGGGGGCGGTGCTCGCCGCGGTGTCGTGGGCGGGGCTGCCGTCGGCGGCGGTGCTGGCGTCGCTGCTGACCGTCGTCACGGCGGTCCTGTCCCGGGCGGTCCCGTCCCCGGCGGTCCTCGCCCCGGCGGTCGGAACGGTCGCGGTGCCGGGTCCGCCGCCCGGTCGCCTGCGGGCGCCGGTGCCGCACGGTCCGTCGATGCTGCTGGCCACCCTGGTGGTGGTCGCCGCCGGGGCGGTGGGGTGGTGAGGTGGGGGCCTGCCTGGTGAGAGGATGGTGACGTGCTGCGTTGGATCACTGCCGGGGAGTCCCACGGTCCTGCGCTGGTCGCCGTGCTGGAGGGCATGGTCGCCGGTGTCGGGATCACGACCAAGGAGCTGGCTGCGGAGCTCGAGCGCCGCAAGCTCGGCCACGGGCGCAGCCCGCGCATGGCGTTCGAGGCCGACGAGCTCGAGGTGATCGGCGGCCTGCGGCACGGCCTGACCCAGGGCGGCCCGGTGGCGGTCCGGATCGCCAACACCGAGTGGCCCAAGTGGGAGACCGTCATGGCGGCCGACCCGGTCGATCCCGAGCTCATCGCCGGGCGCGCCCGCAACGCCCCGCTCACCCGGCCGCGTCCCGGCCACGCCGACCTCGCCGGCATGACCAAGTTCGGCTTCGACGACGCCCGCCCGGTCCTGGAGCGGGCGAGCGCCCGCGAGACGGCGGCGAAGGTCGTGATGGGCACCGTGGCCAAGGCGTTCCTCGCCCAGGCGCTCGGGGTGGCCGTCGTGTCGCACGTCGTCGCCATCGGTGCCGTCGACGCCCCCGACGGCGACCCGGTGCCCGGCCCGGGTGACCTGGAGCGGGTCGACGCCAGCCCGGTCCGCGCGCTCTCCCCGGAGACCTCGGCGCGGATGATGGCCGAGATCGACGCCGCCCACGAGGACGCCGACACCCTCGGTGGCGTCATCGAGGTCATCGCCTACGGCATGCCGGTGGGGGTGGGCTCCTACGTCCAGTCCGACCGCCGCCTCGACGGCCGCCTCGCCGGCGCGCTGATGAGCATCCAGGCGATGAAGGGCGTCGAGATCGGCGACGGCTTCCGCACCGCGCACCGCCGCGGCAGCGCCGCGCACGACGAGATGATCCCCGGCGACCCGGTGAAGCGGCTGTCCAACCGCGCCGGTGGCATCGAGGGCGGCATGACCAACGGCGAGCCGGTGCGGGTGCGCGTGGCGATGAAGCCGATCTCCACCGTGCCCCGGGCGCTGCGCACGATCGACACCGCCACCGGCGAGGAGGCCACCGCGATCCACCAGCGCTCCGACGCCTGCGCCGTGCCCCGCGCCGGGGTGGTGGCCGAGTCGATGGTGGCGCTGGTGCTGGCCGACGCCGTGCTGGAGAAGTTCGGCGGCGACTCCCTGGCCGAGACCCGCCGCAACGTCGAGGCCTACCGGTCCGCGAGCGCCTGACCCCGCCGTCTGGCGCCGACCGCAGCCGGTCCGGGGCCCGACCGCCGTTCCCGCGCGCGTTCTGGTTTCCCGCGCGCCTTTCGCGCTCCCGCGCGGCCCCGGCGGCGCGCGGGAGCCTGGAACGTGCGCGGGACCCGGGAAGGCGCGGGACGGGGTGCGCGTGGGACTCGGCGGCGGAGAAGGGATGCGCTCGTCTCGCCCTCGCGGGTGCGCAGCCGCGACCCGCACGGAAACTACCAACTCGTGGGCTCGCGCACGTCCGCGGAGGCGAACCGCGCACCCACCGGCCCCCGCGCACCTCCCGCCGTGCGCGAACCGCCACGAGGTGTGCAGTTCAGCACATGGTCAGCTCGGGCGGCCCGTGGCCTTCCGGACCGCCGCACGGAAGGTCGCGGCCCGGCTGCCGGAGGGCGGGGCGGAGGCGGGCGACGAGGGGGTGGGGTCGGCGGCGCGCACGTGCTCGTCGTCGAACGCCTCGAACGGCGTGCCCGAGCCCGCCCCGTCGCGCTCGCGGAGCTGGGGCTCGAGGTGGGTCTGGCCGTCGCGCCTCGGGAGCGGGAGCTGCTCGCGGCGCGGGGGGAGCCGGTGGTCCGGCCCGTCGGCGCTCACGAGGCGGTCCGGGGGCGCGGGACCGGGCCCGGGGAGGCCGCGCGCCGGGGCGCAGGAACACGGGTGTGCCGGGCGGGGGTGCGGGGCTCGCTCGCGTGGCGGGCCACCGGG contains these protein-coding regions:
- a CDS encoding prepilin peptidase translates to MVEVVTVVAGVLGGVLGAGAGAVARVLLGRLRRGARVRAPACEVAVAVAWAGVGAGWAAGRWTGTWAVLLLALSWFAVAAGVVDLRHRRLPDALTLPAVPVALLLVAPLGVAALGRAAAGAALACGVHAAVHLASPRSLGAGDVKLAASLGAVLAAVSWAGLPSAAVLASLLTVVTAVLSRAVPSPAVLAPAVGTVAVPGPPPGRLRAPVPHGPSMLLATLVVVAAGAVGW
- the aroC gene encoding chorismate synthase: MLRWITAGESHGPALVAVLEGMVAGVGITTKELAAELERRKLGHGRSPRMAFEADELEVIGGLRHGLTQGGPVAVRIANTEWPKWETVMAADPVDPELIAGRARNAPLTRPRPGHADLAGMTKFGFDDARPVLERASARETAAKVVMGTVAKAFLAQALGVAVVSHVVAIGAVDAPDGDPVPGPGDLERVDASPVRALSPETSARMMAEIDAAHEDADTLGGVIEVIAYGMPVGVGSYVQSDRRLDGRLAGALMSIQAMKGVEIGDGFRTAHRRGSAAHDEMIPGDPVKRLSNRAGGIEGGMTNGEPVRVRVAMKPISTVPRALRTIDTATGEEATAIHQRSDACAVPRAGVVAESMVALVLADAVLEKFGGDSLAETRRNVEAYRSASA